From the genome of Bubalus bubalis isolate 160015118507 breed Murrah chromosome 2, NDDB_SH_1, whole genome shotgun sequence, one region includes:
- the ZNF76 gene encoding zinc finger protein 76: MESLGLQTVTLSDGTTAYVQQAVKGDKLLEGQVIQLEDGTTAYIHQVTVQKEPLSFEDGQPVQLEDGSMAYIHRTPKEGYDPSALEAVQLEDGSTAYIHHPVAVPSDGAILAVQTEVGLEGLAAEDDEGFSADTVVALEQYTSKVLHESQAPHNGKGQQVGDRAFRCGYKGCGRLYTTAHHLKVHERAHTGDRPYRCDFPSCGKAFATGYGLKSHMRTHTGEKPYKCPEELCSKAFKTSGDLQKHVRTHTGERPFRCPFEGCGRSFTTSNIRKVHVRTHTGERPYTCPEPHCGRGFTSATNYKNHVRIHTGEKPYVCTVPGCGKRFTEYSSLYKHHVVHTHCKPYTCSTCGKTYRQTSTLAMHKRSAHGELEATEESEQALYEQQQLEAASAAEESPPPKRPHIAYVSEVKEEGDDLPTQVAMVTEEDGAPQVALITQDGAQQVSLSPEDLQALGSAISMVTQHGSTTLAIPSHDDALATSGAHTVAMVSADGTQTQPVTIITSGTVVAEDSNVASLPHQQVALLATASGTHIAVQLEAQQTLEEAISVATAAMQRGAATLETAESESGC, from the exons ATGGAGAGCTTGGGGCTGCAGACGGTGACCCTCAGTGATGGGACGACAGCCTATGTCCAGCAAGCTGTTAAAG GAGACAAGCTTCTTGAAGGGCAAGTGATCCAGCTTGAGGATGGGACCACTGCATACATTCACCAAGTGACAGTGCAGAAAG AGCCTCTTTCCTTTGAGGATGGACAACCCGTGCAGCTGGAAGATGGCAGCATGGCCTACATACACCGCACACCCAAAG AGGGCTATGACCCCAGTGCCCTGGAAGCCGTCCAGCTGGAAGATGGCTCCACCGCCTACATTCACCACCCCGTGGCCGTGCCGTCAGATGGCGCCATCCTGGCTGTGCAGACAGAGGTGGGCCTGGAGGGCCTGGCCGCAGAGGATGACGAGGGCTTCAGCGCGGACACAGTAGTGGCCCTGGAGCAGTACACCAGCAAG gttCTGCATGAGAGCCAGGCTCCTCATAATGGCAAAGGACAACAGGTTGGGGACAGAGCATTCCGCTGTGGCTACAAGGGCTGTGGGCGTCTCTATACCACCGCGCATCACTTAAAG GTGCACGAGAGAGCTCATACCGGTGACCGTCCATACAGGTGTGATTTCCCCAGCTGCGGAAAGGCCTTTGCCACAG GATATGGGCTGAAGAGCCACATGCGCACCCACACTGGTGAGAAGCCATACAAGTGCCCAGAGGAGCTGTGCAGCAAGGCCTTCAAGACCTCAGGAGACTTGCAGAAGCACGTCCGGACCCACACTG GTGAACGCCCCTTCCGGTGCCCCTTCGAGGGCTGTGGCCGCTCCTTCACTACATCTAACATCCGCAAGGTACATGTGCGCACCCACACAGGCGAGCGGCCCTACACCTGCCCCGAGCCCCACTGTGGCCGTGGCTTCACCAGCGCCACCAACTACAAGAATCACGTGCGCATCCACACAG GGGAGAAGCCATACGTTTGCACGGTGCCAGGCTGCGGGAAGCGCTTCACCGAGTACTCAAGCCTGTATAAGCACCACGTGGTGCACACACACTGCAAGCCCTACACCTGCAGCACCTGCGGCAAGACCTACCGGCAGACCTCCACCCTGGCCATGCACAAGCGCAGCGCCCACGGCGAGCTGGAGGCCACAGAGGAGAGCGAGCAGGCCCTTTATGAGCAGCAGCAGCTCGAGG CTGCCTCTGCAGCCGAGGAGAGCCCGCCACCCAAGCGGCCCCACATTGCTTACGTGTCAGAGGTGAAGGAGGAGGGCGATGACCTCCCTACCCAAGTGGCTATGGTGACCGAGGAGGACGGGGCCCCCCAGGTGGCTCTGATCACTCAGGATGGTGCCCAGCAG GTCAGCCTGTCCCCAGAAGACCTGCAGGCCCTGGGGAGCGCCATCAGTATGGTGACCCAGCACGGCAGCACCACCCTCGCCATCCCCAGTCACGACGACGCCCTCGCCACCTCTGGTGCCCACACAGTCGCCATGGTCAGCGCCGACGGCACCCAGACACAGCCC GTCACAATCATCACCTCTGGGACTGTGGTGGCTGAGGACTCAAATGTAGCATCCCTTCCTCATCAACAGGTGGCACTGCTGGCCACGGCCAGCGGGACCCACATTGCGGTGCAG CTGGAGGCACAGCAGACCTTAGAGGAGGCCATCAGCGTGGCCACTGCTGCCATGCAGCGGGGGGCGGCGACCCTGGAGACTGCAGAATCGGAGAGCGGCTGCTGA